Proteins encoded in a region of the Falco rusticolus isolate bFalRus1 chromosome 10, bFalRus1.pri, whole genome shotgun sequence genome:
- the FGF4 gene encoding fibroblast growth factor 4, producing MPLPAALLPALLLGLLWPGAVRGRPPPGRLPAGPRQRRWDAALFARSVARLPAERRDAARDGDYLLGIKRLRRLYCNVGIGFHIQVLPDGRIDGIHSENRYSLLEISPVERGVVSIFGVRSGLFVAMNSKGKLYGSTHFNDECKFKEILLPNNYNAYESRIYPGMYIALSKNGRTKKGNKVSPTMTVTHFLPRI from the exons ATGCCTCTCCCCGCGGCGCTGCTGCCggcgctgctgctggggctgctgtggccGGGGGCGGtgcgcggccgcccccccccgggtcgcctccccgccgggccccgccagCGCCGCTGGGACGCGGCTCTCTTCGCCCGCTCCGTCGCTCGCCTCCCGGCCGAGCGCCGCGACGCCGCCCGCGACGGCGACTACCTCCTGGGCATCAAGCGGCTGCGGCGCCTCTACTGCAACGTAGGCATCGGTTTCCACATCCAGGTCCTGCCCGACGGCCGCATCGACGGGATCCACAGCGAGAATCGATACA GTCTGCTGGAAATCTCCCCCGTGGAAAGAGGAGTGGTGAGCATATTTGGTGTTAGAAGTGGACTCTTCGTGGCCATGAATAGCAAAGGCAAACTCTATGGATCT accCATTTCAATGACGAGTGCAAATTCAAAGAGATTCTCCTGCCAAACAACTACAATGCTTACGAATCCAGGATTTATCCCGGGATGTACATAGCCCTGAGcaaaaatggaagaacaaaGAAAGGCAATAAAGTATCTCCCACAATGACAGTGAcacattttcttcctagaaTCTGA